A stretch of the Clostridium fungisolvens genome encodes the following:
- a CDS encoding ABC transporter ATP-binding protein, translating into MIVEIKNLVKRYKDFIAVDNLSLSIKEGEIFGLLGPNGAGKTTTINTILGLSKIDSGEVKIFGKSLDKDEMEIKRNIGIVPQNIALFNDLKAYENLEFFGRLYGLRGSVLKSRVEEALEFTGLSDRKKDYPSKYSGGMQRRLNIACAIVHRPKLIIMDEPTVGIDPQSRNHILDSVRKLNESGSTVIYTSHYMEEIEELCSDITIMDHGKVIAKGTKDELKSLIDVEEKVTVTLSNVNYTMIEQIKRISGVIDCVLEDRRLTVISQKGSKNLSRIIDSINNSSSEIVGIDVDKPSLEGVFLTLTGRKLRD; encoded by the coding sequence ATGATTGTTGAGATTAAGAATCTTGTTAAAAGATACAAGGATTTTATTGCAGTAGATAATTTAAGTTTATCAATAAAAGAAGGAGAGATATTTGGGCTTCTTGGACCTAATGGCGCAGGTAAAACTACAACTATAAATACTATCTTGGGACTAAGCAAAATAGACAGCGGAGAGGTCAAGATCTTTGGTAAAAGTTTAGATAAGGATGAGATGGAGATTAAGAGGAATATTGGGATAGTTCCTCAGAATATTGCTCTTTTTAATGACCTTAAAGCTTATGAGAATTTAGAGTTTTTTGGCAGGCTTTATGGACTTAGAGGTAGTGTATTAAAATCAAGGGTTGAGGAAGCTCTAGAATTCACAGGACTTTCAGATAGGAAAAAAGATTATCCAAGCAAATACTCTGGTGGAATGCAGAGAAGACTGAATATAGCCTGTGCTATTGTTCATAGGCCAAAGCTTATAATAATGGATGAACCTACTGTGGGAATAGATCCTCAATCAAGAAATCACATACTAGATTCAGTGAGAAAGCTCAATGAAAGTGGATCTACAGTGATTTATACTTCACACTATATGGAGGAGATAGAGGAGCTATGCTCTGATATAACTATCATGGATCATGGAAAGGTCATAGCAAAGGGAACCAAGGATGAGTTGAAGTCACTTATAGATGTTGAAGAAAAGGTAACTGTTACACTTTCAAATGTGAATTATACAATGATTGAGCAGATTAAGAGAATATCAGGTGTTATAGATTGCGTACTTGAGGATAGGAGGCTTACTGTTATATCACAAAAGGGCAGCAAGAACTTGAGTAGGATAATAGATTCAATTAACAATTCAAGTAGTGAAATAGTAGGTATAGATGTTGATAAGCCAAGCCTTGAAGGGGTATTCTTAACCCTTACTGGAAGAAAGTTAAGAGATTAG
- a CDS encoding ABC transporter permease, whose amino-acid sequence MNILYIALNTIKRNLRDKKALLSSILMPILMIIILGTALNSRFQSTELDKLDICYLNLDSGTLGKEFDRFLEDEEIKEILNVKVVTSIEEGEKLVNDKKAVSLLLVPQDYSEKTEDGKEATIEIYNTKYADFKNTIVENIVDAYNSAGNTIMAIAKLNSSNSLSYTRYKAVDESVLSTEGNSPRGIDYYAVAMLVLAIMSSAGFAGDVISEDYFYDVSVRIKSTPIKSYERLIGKIIGCVFDIFIKAVIIIVFSKFVYKVNWGNNFGMIAIIVISAAVFSTVFGMFVAMVVGNGSKASGILNILNNVFTFGAGGYAVLLTRELGESVMMHLSPNFYPQAALFNVIYSNNYSVNIHFFNTFGYISMLWAAAVLLFIGFITVERRRVR is encoded by the coding sequence ATGAATATATTATATATAGCCTTAAATACTATTAAACGAAATTTAAGGGACAAGAAAGCATTACTTAGTTCTATTCTGATGCCTATTCTTATGATTATAATACTTGGAACTGCACTTAATAGCCGTTTTCAGAGTACAGAGTTAGATAAGCTTGATATATGTTATCTTAATCTTGATAGTGGCACTTTGGGAAAAGAGTTTGACAGATTCCTTGAAGATGAAGAGATTAAGGAGATACTTAATGTTAAAGTGGTAACTTCAATAGAAGAAGGAGAAAAATTAGTTAATGATAAAAAAGCAGTTTCTCTCTTACTTGTGCCACAGGATTATTCGGAAAAAACGGAAGATGGAAAAGAAGCTACTATTGAAATTTACAATACAAAATATGCTGATTTTAAAAATACAATAGTTGAAAATATAGTAGACGCCTATAATTCTGCTGGTAATACAATAATGGCAATAGCTAAGCTTAATTCAAGTAACAGCCTTAGCTACACCAGGTACAAGGCAGTGGATGAAAGTGTACTTTCTACTGAAGGAAATTCTCCAAGAGGCATAGATTATTACGCCGTAGCCATGCTTGTTTTAGCAATAATGAGTTCTGCAGGCTTTGCTGGTGATGTGATTTCAGAGGATTATTTTTATGATGTGTCTGTGAGAATCAAGTCAACTCCTATAAAGTCTTATGAAAGATTAATAGGAAAAATCATTGGCTGTGTTTTTGATATATTTATCAAGGCAGTAATTATCATAGTCTTCAGTAAATTTGTTTATAAAGTAAACTGGGGAAACAACTTTGGAATGATAGCAATTATTGTAATAAGCGCCGCAGTGTTTTCTACTGTATTTGGAATGTTTGTTGCTATGGTTGTGGGGAATGGAAGCAAAGCTTCTGGAATATTAAATATCTTAAATAATGTTTTTACTTTTGGTGCAGGTGGATATGCGGTACTTTTGACTAGAGAGTTAGGTGAATCTGTGATGATGCATCTTTCACCAAACTTTTATCCTCAAGCAGCTTTATTCAACGTAATATATTCAAATAACTACAGTGTAAATATCCATTTCTTTAATACTTTTGGATATATTTCAATGCTTTGGGCCGCTGCAGTACTGTTATTTATAGGTTTTATAACAGTTGAAAGGAGGAGAGTAAGATGA